One stretch of Astatotilapia calliptera chromosome 3, fAstCal1.2, whole genome shotgun sequence DNA includes these proteins:
- the LOC113011785 gene encoding protein S100-G-like — MTQLETSVACMMKVFDTYAGKDGKPDSLTKAEVKALLESELPGLLKGAQNQEDLDKLFKELDFNGDGEVDFNEFMVLVASITCVCHGRPCKK; from the exons ATGACACAGCTGGAGACGTCCGTGGCTTGCATGATGAAGGTCTTTGATACATATGCAGGAAAGGATGGAAAGCCGGACAGCCTAACAAAAGCCGAGGTCAAGGCTCTGCTGGAAAGCGAGCTGCCTGGACTGCTCAAG GGAGCACAGAATCAAGAAGACCTGGACAAGTTGTTCAAAGAGCTGGACTTCAATGGAGACGGTGAGGTCGACTTCAACGAGTTCATGGTGCTGGTAGCTTCTATCACCTGCGTCTGCCACGGCCGCCCTTGCAAGAAGTGA
- the LOC113011775 gene encoding protein S100-P-like, with translation MTQLQVSMCMMLDTFEKYAKTDGDPNSLSKSEVKTLLEKEMPGMISEAKDKKAVDDLVKALDFDGDGVVDFEEFMAVVAALTCCFRGVSTKKK, from the exons ATGACTCAGCTACAGGTGTCCATGTGTATGATGCTCGACACCTTTGAAAAGTATGCAAAAACTGATGGCGACCCGAACAGTCTGTCCAAATCTGAAGTCAAGACGTTGCTGGAAAAGGAAATGCCTGGAATGATCTCG GAAGCAAAGGACAAAAAAGCAGTGGATGACCTGGTCAAAGCTCTTGATTTTGATGGAGATGGCGTGGTGGACTTTGAGGAGTTTATGGCGGTGGTAGCTGCTCTGACCTGCTGCTTCCGTGGTGTGTCAACTAAGAAGAAGTAG